A window of the Lactuca sativa cultivar Salinas chromosome 7, Lsat_Salinas_v11, whole genome shotgun sequence genome harbors these coding sequences:
- the LOC111913661 gene encoding uncharacterized protein LOC111913661, with protein MMHRSSSSSSSTTTNSVNGFYNFLTHSLDDLYSSFHSQNFISIHFLQLVFSSLQSFHNQLILLVHKLHLPVGEKWLDEYMDESARLWEVCHVLKSCISNMENYCSMGVNIPSILENIDSNPQLAREVSRAINRCQRERVRLEEENKSLIETRIKPLMIQFDESVLIQSKFNGFNGFRGALYALKNISSLLFKIMVNGLAYCSNDSSFSSVSNMNTTCYNVNHTVSETSFMVSATRLMERVKDCGEGQNGILLYEFRNTGYAMDELQTKLDRVRGCEMGFDISERVENLKSCVGGLQYGIENMIVQLDDFFDEIVESRKKLSDLCIHTSDV; from the exons ATGATGCatcgttcttcttcttcctcgtcctccaccaccaccaattCCGTCAATGGCTTCTACAACTTTCTCACTCACAGTCTTGACGATCTTTACAGTTCTTTCCATTCTCAAAACTTCATTTCCATCCACTTCCTACAACTTGTCTTCTCATCCCTCCAATCTTTCCATAATCAACTGATTCTTTTGGTTCACAAACTACACTTGCCTGTAGGCGAAAAATGGCTTGATGAGTATATGGATGAGAGTGCACGCCTTTGGGAAGTATGTCATGTCTTAAAGTCATGCATTTCAAACATGGAAAACTATTGTTCCATGGGGGTGAACATCCCTTCTATCCTTGAAAACATTGACTCAAATCCACAACTCGCACGTGAG GTGTCTAGAGCGATCAACCGTTGCCAAAGGGAGAGAGTTAGATTGGAGGAAGAAAACAAGAGCTTAATAGAGACAAGAATTAAACCATTAATGATACAATTCGATGAAAGTGTATTAATCCAATCAAAGTTTAATGGGTTCAATGGCTTTAGAGGAGCACTATATGCATTAAAAAACATAAGCTCATTACTTTTTAAGATCATGGTTAATGGCCTAGCTTATTGCTCCAATGATTCAAGTTTTTCCTCTGTGTCCAACATGAATACCACTTGTTATAATGTAAATCATACGGTTTCTGAGACAAGTTTTATGGTCTCGGCTACAAGATTGATGGAGAGAGTGAAGGATTGCGGAGAGGGGCAAAATGGTATTTTACTATATGAGTTTCGCAATACGGGATATGCCATGGATGAGTTGCAAACAAAGTTGGATAGAGTTAGAGGGTGTGAAATGGGATTTGATATAAGTGAGAGGGTTGAAAATTTAAAGAGTTGTGTTGGAGGGTTGCAATATGGAATTGAGAATATGATTGTGCAACTTGATGATTTTTTTGATGAAATTGTTGAAAGTAGGAAGAAACTCTCAGATTTATGTATTCATACCTCAGATGTTTAG